GAGGTCGCTGGGTATGCCGGGACTATCGGTTATGAAGTCCTGACGAGCCTCGGGCATCGCTATGGCCGCCATTATGTAAAAGGTTGAACAAATTGCAGGACGTCGCCGCAAAAACACCATTAGAACAGCTTCGCCCGGTGCTGGAGCTTCTGGCGGATGGGGAAATACACTCGGGAGAATCCCTCGGGAATGCGCTTGGTGTCAGCCGAGCCGCTGTTTGGAAACAACTACAAAAGCTCGAGAGCTACGGCCTGACGCTTGAGTCTGCTAAGGGGCGAGGTTATCGCTTGCCGGGAGGTCTCGACCTGCTATCTGAGCAGACTGTTACCGCTCAGCTGGATGGTTCAGCCCGAGCGCTACTGCGCGAGTTGAAGGTTTTTGATGAGTTGAGTTCAACGAACTCGCTGTTATTGGAGCGTTTTGAAGAAGGTAAGGGACACGCTGTAGCGATTCTCGCCGAGCGGCAAAGTGCCGGTCGGGGCCGCCGTGGTCGCAACTGGGTCAGCCCCTATGCCACAAGTATCAGCCTCTCAGTGGGCTGGGAGTTTAATGGCGGTGTACAAAGCCTGGAGGGGTTGAGTCTTGCCGTCGGTGTTGCTGTGGCAAAAGCGCTCGAGCGTTTTTCTGTACCGGGCGTGCGCCTGAAGTGGCCAAATGATGTGTGGTGCCAGGGCCGTAAATTGGCCGGTGTATTACTTGAGCTAAAAGGGGATTTAACCGACCGCTGTTCAGTGGTTATCGGTATCGGGTTGAATAATGGTCTCAACGCAAAGACAGCAGAGGAGATTGATCAACCATGGGCAGATCTCCAGCAAGTCCGTCCTGGTATTGGCCGCAGTGAATTAACTGCGGCGATACTCAGCGAGCTGTTACCGATGCTGGAAACTTACCCGGAAGGGGGGTTCGCCACTTACCGGGAATCGTGGTCAACCCTAGACCAGTTTGCCGGGCAGCCAGTTCAGTTGCGGTCAGGTAATTTGAGCTGGGAAGGTGTTGCGGCCGGTGTCGATGAAAAAGGAGCCTTGTTACTCGACACTGATAAAGGGCAAAAGTCATTTCATGGGGGGAAATCTCGTTGCGGGGGCAGGTGTGATTCTAGAGCTGGATGTCGGCAATACACGGGGTAAGTGGCGCTACCTGGTCGAAGGCGAGGTGATAGCCCGTGGTGATATCGAAACTGGGCAGTTGCGCCAGCAGGTTTTGCCTGAGGGTTGGGCAGACTTAACCCCCTACCGTTTTCGGGTAGTGAATGTCGCCGGTCCCGTTGTTGCTGAATTCTTGAGTCAGGTGGCCCGAGACCTGTTCACACTGGAGGCTGAATTCTCTGCAGTGGCACCTCAATGTGCCGGCGTTATCTGTGGGTATGAAGACCACTCCGCCCTGGGGGTGGATCGGTGGCTGGCAATGTTGGCGGCCTACCAGCAATCTCCCCGAGCATCATTAATTGTGGATTGCGGCAGTGCGGTCACCTTAGATTTACTGGACAATAGCGGGCGCCACATTGGGGGATATATCGTTCCCGGTTTCGGATTGATGAATCGCGTTCTCAGTGTCGATACCCATGCAGCAAAGAGTCGTGAGGCACTGGCCCTGACAAAAACATTGGGCGCGGGACGCAATACCAATGAGGCGATAAACCGTGGCCTCTTGCTGATGGTGTTGGGTGCGGTTGATCGAGCAATGGAAGAATTGCAGGTCCACTCCGGTTCCCTCCCTTTATTGTGGTTAACCGGTGGGGATGCGCAGTTGCTCTCCGCAGTTTACCAGCACGAACATCGCCTGGTTCCTGATTTGGTGATGGATGGGTTGGCCCTTAGTAATCCATAAAAATTTACTCTGTTATGCGCTGGATAGCCCTTTCTTTAGTTGCCCTGAACGCTGTGCTTTTTGCCTGGTATATGTTGGTAGCGCCATCTCCGCAGTTAAGTAGCGGCAAGAGCCCGATCCCTCACGAGTCGGAGGGAAAGAAAATTACCCTCGTTAGCGAAATATCCCCTGAAGAGCTGCCTGCTCCAGAGAAGGCTGGGGCACTGAGTAAGGAGTCCTTTGAGGTTGAGCAGCTTTGTACGCTGTTGGGGCCTTTCGCGGAGGAGTACCAGGGCGAGGATCTCTTGCAGCGAATCCGGTCCCTTCAGGTTAAAGCCGAACTGCGTGATATAGAAATGCAGGGGCAGATGCGCTACTGGGTATATCTGCCGCCACTGAGTTCGAGGCGGGAGGCCTATAACCGCTTGCGTGAACTACAGTCTCAGGGGATCGACAGCTATGTCATTCCCAAAGGCGCATTGGAAAATGGCATTTCATTTGGGATTTTCAGTGAGCGAGCCCGAGCTGAGTCCCATACCGCCGTTTTGAAGGAGAGGGGGTTGCCGCGCAGTTCAAGGAGGAGCCGCAAACCTATATGGAGCGGTGGATAGTTATGCCCCCTGGCAGCACAGAAAGTCTTGCAGAAGAATTTTGGCGACAACTGCAAAGTGAATACCCGGATCTGGATCGGCGCCCAAATCTTTGTTCTGAAGTACTTGGCTAACAAAAAAGCAGATTTATCAGAAAATCATCAGGTGGCGTCTCGAATCGCTGTTTTTTTCAACAAGTTGGAATAGGCGACATAAAAAATATGATTTATCTGCAAAAAGGGTGTTGCGTGTCGAGATAAGTTCCCATAGAATCCCGCCTCCATTGACGAGGGTGACTTAACAACTTCGGCAATGAACGGGATAGGGCTGGCGTAGCTCAGTTGGTAGAGCAGCTGACTTGTAATCAGCCGGTCGGGGGTTCGACTCCTCTCGCCAGCTCCATTTTCATCCCGTTGCTGTCAAAATTAGGTTTCGCTGCTAAGTATGTGAAATTTAAAGAAAAATTGTTGACAGTGCAGCGAGATGTGTAGACAATGCACACCGCTTTGAGCAGGGGTTCCCGAGTGGCCAAAGGGATCAGACTGTAAATCTGACGCGAAAGCTTCGGTGGTTCGAATCCACCCCCTGCACCATATTACACCTTAGGGTGTTGCGCGAAATCGAATGGTTTCGCATGGAGGTCCCGAAAGCGGGCATAGTTCAATGGTAGAACCTCAGCCTTCCAAGCTGATGATGCGGGTTCGATCCCCGCTGCCCGCTCCAAGTTTTGGGGTTGGTTGGAATGCTCTCCAGGGTGCAACATTTTAAGATGCCGTTATCGGCAAGGTTTTAGCTCATGTAGCTCAGGGGTAGAGCACACCCTTGGTAAGGGTGAGGTCGGCGGTTCAAATCCGCCCATGAGCTCCATTTTATATGACCGCAAGGGTGAAAGCTCTTGCGGTTGTTTGTGTCCGGGGTCGGATTTTCCGGGTCGGATGTGCATGTTCTGGACGTGGGTGGTGCCGTTATCGGCTCGCCTATATATAGGAGGCTGCAATGGCAAAAGAAAAGTTTGAACGTTCCAAGCCCCACGTGAACGTGGGCACCATCGGTCACGTTGACCACGGTAAAACCACCCTGACTGCTGCTCTGACCCGCGTATGTGCGGAAGTTTGGGGTGGTGACGCTGTTGCTTTCGACGGTATCGACAATGCACCGGAAGAGCGTGAGCGCGGTATTACCATCGCTACTTCTCACGTTGAGTACGAGTCCCCGACTCGCCACTATGCTCACGTAGATTGCCCGGGACACGCCGACTACGTTAAGAATATGATCACCGGTGCTGCTCAGATGGACGGCGCTATCCTGGTATGTTCCGCAGCTGACGGCCCCATGCCGCAGACTCGTGAGCACATCCTGCTTTCCCGTCAGGTAGGTGTACCTTACATCGTTGTATTCCTGAACAAAGCGGACATGGTAGACGACGAAGAGCTGCTCGAGCTGGTAGAAATGGAAGTTCGCGAACTTCTGGACCAGTACGAGTTCCCAGGTGACGACACTCCGATCATCGTTGGTTCCGCTCTGATGGCCCTGAACGGCGAAGACGACAGCGAAATGGGTACTACCGCTGTTAAGAAGCTGGTAGAGACTCTGGACGAGTACATCCCTGAGCCAGAGCGTGCTGTAGATCAGCCGTTCCTGATGCCGATCGAAGACGTATTCTCTATCTCTGGCCGTGGTACTGTTGTGACTGGTCGTGTAGAGCGCGGTGTGATCAACACTGGCGACGAGATCGAAATCGTTGGTATCAAAGAAACCACCACTACTACCTGTACTGGTGTTGAAATGTTCCGCAAGCTGCTCGACGAAGGTCGTGCTGGTGAGAACATCGGCGCACTGCTGCGCGGCACCAAGCGTGACGAAGTAGAGCGTGGTCAGGTACTGGCTAAGCCGGGCTCCATCACTCCGCACACCAAGTTCGAAGCGGAAGTGTATGTGCTTTCCAAGGACGAAGGTGGTCGTCACACCCCGTTCTTTAAAGGCTACCGTCCTCAGTTCTACTTCCGTACTACCGATGTAACTGGTGCGGTAGAGCTGCCGGAAGGTACTGAAATGGTAATGCCGGGCGACAACATTCAAATGGTTGTTACCCTGATCGCTCCGATCGCCATGGAAGACGGCCTGCGCTTCGCTATCCGCGAAGGTGGTCGTACCGTAGGTGCGGGCGTTGTTGCTAAGATCATTGAGTAATCTTTGATTTCTGCATCACAATATCCTATGTGGTGCACCAGGTGGGAGAGTTCCTGTAGCTCTCTCATCTTTGAGTGCGAAAGTGCTCACACTGTACAGGCCAGTAGTTCAATTGGTAGAGCACCGGTCTCCAAAACCGGGTGTTGGGGGTTCGAGTCCCTCCTGGCCTGCCATTTTTAATCACTCCGCTTAGATAAGCTTAGGGGTGTCGCAAAACCCTACTTGTCAGTGGGGCTTTTGTGTTTATGAGCGCTAAAAGATTATCTATAGTGCGCTAAGGGCTTCTTATATGAATGCTAAAACAGAAGCGAAAACCTTTCGTCTTGACGGTCTGAAGTGGTTGTTAATAGTGCTGCTGGTGGGCGGTGCTGTTGCAGGCAATTCATATTACGCCGAATTCCCTTTGTTTTACCGAGTGTTGGCAGTAACTGCCATCTGTCTGGTAGCTCTGGTTGTGGCTGTAAATACCGCCAAAGGCAATGCGTTGTGGCAACTGTTGCGCGAAGCGCAAACTGAAGTCAGGCGTGTGGTTTGGCCGACCCGCCAAGAAGCAACCCAGACCACAGCGATTGTGGTTGTTTTCGTGTTGATTATGGCGCTTATCTTGTGGGCGCTTGATTCGGCTCTGGGTTGGGCGGCTTCCAAATTTATCGGCTAAAGGTTGATACATGTCAAAGAATTGGTATGTGGTCCAGGCTTACTCGGGCTATGAGAAGCGTGTCGCCAGCTCCCTGAAAGAGCGCATTGAGCTGAACGAAATGGACCACCTGTTTGGTGAAGTCCTGGTTCCCACGGAAGAAGTGGTTGAGATGCGCGCAGGGCAAAAGCGCAAGAGTGAACGCAAGTTTTTCCCGGGCTATGTCCTGGTAGAAATGGAATTGAATGACGATACCTGGCACTTGGTGAAAGAAACTCCCCGAGTACTGGGTTTTATCGGCGGTAAGGCGGATAAGCCAGCCCCGATTACTGACCGCGAAGCGCAGGCTATCCTGAATCGCATTGACGATTCCGCCGATAAGCCCAAGCCCAAGACTCTGTTTGAGCCCGGTGAAATGGTTCGAGTTATCGACGGTCCGTTTAATGATTTCAACGGTGTGGTTGAAGAGGTTAACTACGAGAAGAGTCGCTTGCGAGTGGCTGTGTTGATCTTCGGGCGTTCCACCCCGGTTGAACTGGAGTTCAGTCAGGTAGAGAAGACCTGATTCCAGTATAAATTTTTTGCCCCCTTTCGCCGCGAGGTGGAAGGGGGTTTTCGCGTCCCCGAAAAATGAGTTTTCATTTCGGGGTTCGGGGAGCTTGCCCTTAAACCTTATGGCTGAGTGGCGGGCGTTAATACCCAACTAGAGGAGAGCTGTAATGGCTAAGAAAGTAGAAGCTTATATCAAGCTGCAAGTTAAGGCCGGTCAGGCCAACCCGAGTCCGCCCGTTGGTCCCGCACTGGGTCAGCACGGTGTGAACATCATGGAATTCTGTAAGGCGTTCAACGCCCAGACCCAGAGCCTCGAGCCAGGTCTGCCAGTTCCAGTTGTAATCTCTGTATACAACGACCGCTCCTTCACCTTCATCATGAAGTCGCCGCCCGCCGCTGTACTGCTGCGCAAGGCTGCCAAGATCAAGAGCGGTTCCGGTCGTCCGAACACTGAGAAAGTGGGTAAAGTAACCCGCGCTCAGCTGGAAGAGATCGTAGAAATGAAGAAAGCAGACCTGACTGCATCCGACTTGGACGCGGCCGTGCGCACTATCGCTGGTTCCGCTCGCAGCGCCGGTATCGAAGTGGAGGGTCTCTAAGTGGCTAAATTGAGCAAGCGTCAGCGCGTAATCGCTGAGAAGGTTGAAGCTGGTAAGGCTTACGGTATCGAAGAAGCCGTAGCTCTGCTGAAAGAGCTGTCCAACGTTAAGTTTGCAGAAACTGTAGACGCTTCTGTAAACCTGGGCATCGACCCACGTAAATCCGACCAGGCTGTTCGCGGTGCAACTACTCTGCCGCACGGTACTGGTAAAGAAGTTCGCGTAGCTGTTTTCACCCAGGGTGCTAACGCTGACGCCGCTAAAGAAGCGGGCGCTGACTTGATCGGTATGGACGAGCTGGCTGCCGACGTTAAAGCAGGCAAGATGGACTTCGACGTAGTAATCGCTTCCCCCGATGCGATGCGCGTTGTAGGTCAGCTGGGTCAAATCCTCGGCCCGCGCGGCCTGATGCCGAACCCGAAGACTGGCACCGTAACTCCAGACGTTGCTACTGCGGTTAAAAATGCCAAAGCGGGTCAGGTGCGTTTCCGCGCTGACAAAGGCGGCATTATCCACGGTGGTATCGGTAAAGTTGCTTTCGATGCGAACTCTCTGAAAGAGAACCTGGAAGCTCTGGTTGCCGACCTGAAGAAAGCCAAGCCGGCTTCTGCAAAAGGTGTATATCTGAAGAAGATCACCCTGAGCACCACTATGGGCCCGGGTCTGGTTATCGATCAGTCTTCCCTGAACATCTAAATATCACTGCGGGGTGTGATCACCTCTCAGTAAATCGAACTTTGGGGTCCACCTGAATGCTTCGGCACAAGGTGGGCCGTCAAAGACCGTAGGTGTCAGGTGCGTTGAGGTTTAACGTGCCTGGCTTAATCCGAACTTCGGCCAGGTTGGCCATTGCGAGGTTCGAGCCTACGCAGACGGTGTCGCCCAAACCAGTATTTTTACTGGATTTGAGCTTTATGCACCGGAACGGATCGGACGTTTAAGTCCGGTTTTTTTCAAATCCAGGAGTGACACTATGGCTATTGGACTCGAAGACAAGAAAGCGATTGTCGCAGATGTCCAGCAAGCTGCTGAAGGTGCTCTGTCTGCGGTTGTTGCGGATTCCCGCGGCGTAACCGTGAATGACATGACCACTCTGCGCAAAGAGGCTCGCGAGAACGGCGTTTGGTTGAAAGTCGTCCGCAACACTCTGGCGCGTCGCGCTCTGGCAGGTACCGAATACGAATGTCTGACTGACAAATTCGTAGGTCCTAGCATCATTGCATTCTCTAACGAACACCCAGGTGCCGGCGCGCGCATCCTGAGCCAGTTCGCTAAAGGCAATGACAAGCTGGAACTGAAAGGTGCTGCCTTCGAAGGCGCGATCACCGACGTCGCATTGTTGGCAAGCCTGCCGACTTACGACGAGGCGATCGCCAAGCTGATGAGCGTGTTGAAAGAAGCATCTGCTGGCAAGCTGGTTCGCACTATTGCGGCCGTTCGCGACCAAAAAGAGCAGGAAGCTGCGTAATTTTTTCGCTAGAGCGAATCGCAGTTTCAAAACGAAATACGAGCAGCTACTGCTCAAACCAATTCAGGTACTGAATCATGTCTCTGACTAAAGAAGATATCATCAATGCTGTTGCCGAAATGTCCGTTAAGGATGTTGTTGAGCTGATCGAAGCAATGGAAGAGAAATTCGGCGTAACTGCTGCTGCAGCAGTTGTAGCTGGCCCAGCTGGTGGCGAAGCTGCCGCTGAAGAGAAAGACTCTTTCGACGTAATCCTGACTTCCCCAGGCGACAAGAAAGTGAACGTGATCAAAGTTGTTCGCGGCATCACTGGCCTGGGCTTGAAAGAAGCTAAAGGTCTGGTAGACGGCGCTCCGAGCCCGCTGAAAGAAGGCGTAAGCAAAGACGAAGCTGAAGCAGCTAAGAAAGAGCTGGAAGAAGCTGGCGCAGTTGTAGAACTGAAGTAATTCGGTTCTTGCGTCTCCCGCTAGCTGTCGCGTAAAGCGGCGGGTAGCGGTAAGGCTGGTGGACTTTTGTCCGCCGGCCTTTTTGCCGTTTGCGGTACTGAGGTTTTTACCGGTGCCGGCGGGATTTAAAAACCGTGGCAAACCTCATTTAACCATAGCGCAGTAGCGCTACCCAAAAGCAAGCGGAGAGGTTTCTGGCCAGTGCAGGCAAGTTGCATTGACCAGAGGCTTCTCGCCCGGAGGGGCTCTGGACTGGAGTCCCACGAAGTCTTGTCACTGATCAAGCTGGGGAATTTGAATGGCTTACTCATATACTGAGAAAAAACGTATCCGCAAGGATTTTGGCAAACTGCCTAAGGTCATGGATGTGCCCTTTCTGCTTGCGATACAGCTCGATTCTTATCGCAACTTTACACAGGCCGACAAGCGCCCCGACGACCGTATGGACGTTGGCCTGCAAGCGGCGTTTAAATCTGTATTTCCGATTGTCAGCTATTCCGGCAATGCCGCCCTGGAGTACGTAAGTTATACGCTGGGTAAGCCCGCTTTTGACGTTAAGGAATGTACCCTGCGCGGCGTTACCTATGCATGTCCGCTGCGCGTGCGCGTGCGTCTGATTATTTACGATAAAGAATCTGCGAATAAGTCCATTAAGGACATTAAAGAGCAGGAAGTTTACATGGGCGAGATTCCGCTCATGACCGACAACGGTACCTTCGTAATCAATGGTACCGAGCGCGTTATCGTATCCCAGCTGCACCGTTCCCCGGGTGTATTCTTCGATCACGACAAAGGCAAGACTCACTCTTCCGGTAAGCTGTTGTACGCCGCGCGTGTCATCCCCTACCGTGGCTCATGGCTGGACTTCGAGTTCGATCCGAAAGACCTGGTGTTTGTGCGTATCGATCGTCGCCGTAAATTGCCAGCGACTATTCTGCTGCGTGCCTTGGGTTACACCTCCCAGGAAATGCTGGAAATGTTCTTCGAGACCAGCACCTTTGAGCTGTTGGAAGACCGTGTCAGCCTGGAGCTGATTCCGTCTCGCCTGCGCGGTGATGTTGCTTCTTTTGACATCAAAGACGGCCAGGGCAAGGTGATTGTCGAAGAGGGTCGCCGTATTACCCCGCGTCATATCCGTCAGTTGGAAAAGGCCGGCGTAGAAAAGCTGGAAGCACCGCTCGAGTACCTGTTTGGCCGTGTACTGGCGAACGACATCATCGATGAGTCCACCGGTGAGATCGCGATCGACTGTAACACCGAGATTACTGATGAAGTAATCGCCAAGCTGCGTGTACTGAACGTTAAGAGTTTCCAAACCCTGTACACCAACGACCTGGATCGCGGTCCGTTTATCTCCGACACCCTGCGTGCAGAGCCTTCTCGCACTGTGTTGGAAGCGCTGGTAGAGATCTACCGTATGATGCGCCCGGGCGAACCGCCCACCAAGGAGTCCGCAGAAGCGCTGTTCGAGAACTTGTTCTTTACCGACGAGCGTTACGACCTGTCCGCTGTTGGCCGCATGAAGTTCAACCGACGCCTGGGTCGCGAAGACGAGACTGGCCCCGGCACTCTGAGCAAAGAAGATATCGTCGAAGTTCTGAAGACTCTGATCGATATCCGCAACGGTCAGGGCATGGTCGACGATATCGATCACCTGGGTAACCGTCGCGTGCGTTCCGTAGGCGAAATGGCTGAAAACCAGTTCCGCGTTGGCCTGGTACGTGTAGAGCGCGCTGTTAAAGAGCGCCTGTCCATGGCGGAGTCCGAAGGCCTGATGCCTCAGGACCTGATCAATGCCAAGCCGGTTGCCGCTGCTGTGAAGGAATTCTTCGGTTCCTCGCAGCTGTCCCAGTTTATGGACCAGAACAACCCGCTGTCGGAAGTGACTCACAAGCGTCGTGTTTCCGCCCTCGGCCCGGGTGGTTTGACCCGTGAGCGCGCTGGCTTTGAGGTGCGCGATGTACACCCGACTCACTACGGCCGCGTATGTCCGATTGAGACGCCGGAAGGACCGAACATCGGTCTGATTAACTCCCTGGCTACTTACGCCCGCGCCAACCATTACGGTTTCCTCGAGAGCGCCTACCGCAAAGTGGTCGATGGCAAGGTAACTGATGAAATTGCGTACCTGTCCGCGATCAATGAAGCCAACTTCATTATTGCCCAGGCGTCTGCGGAAGTAGATGACAACGGTAACTTTGTTGATGACCTGATCAGCGTGCGTCACCAGGGCGAATTTACCCTGAAAGCACCGAGCGAAATCCAGTATATGGATGTTTCCGCCAAGCAGGTGGTTTCCGTAGCTGCGGCGATGATTCCATTCCTCGAGCACGATGACGCCAACCGTGCATTGATGGGATCGAACATGCAACGTCAGGCGGTACCGACCCTGCGCGCTGAAAAGCCGCTGGTGGGCACCGGTATGGAGCGCACTGTAGCGCGCGACTCCGGCGTGTGTGTGGTTGCTAAGCGCGGCGGCATTATTGAGCGCGTTGATTCCAGCCGTGTGGTTGTTCGCGTGGCCGATGCTGAGGTGGAAGCCGGTGATGCAGGTGTGGATATCTACAACCTGACCAAATACATCCGCTCCAACCAGAATACCTGTATCAACCAGCGCCCGATCGTTAATACTGGCGATCGTGTAGTCCGTGGCGATATTCTCGCCGATGGTCCCTCTGTAGACCTGGGTGAGCTGGCTCTGGGCCAGAATATGCG
This DNA window, taken from Microbulbifer sp. MKSA007, encodes the following:
- the birA gene encoding bifunctional biotin--[acetyl-CoA-carboxylase] ligase/biotin operon repressor BirA, giving the protein MQDVAAKTPLEQLRPVLELLADGEIHSGESLGNALGVSRAAVWKQLQKLESYGLTLESAKGRGYRLPGGLDLLSEQTVTAQLDGSARALLRELKVFDELSSTNSLLLERFEEGKGHAVAILAERQSAGRGRRGRNWVSPYATSISLSVGWEFNGGVQSLEGLSLAVGVAVAKALERFSVPGVRLKWPNDVWCQGRKLAGVLLELKGDLTDRCSVVIGIGLNNGLNAKTAEEIDQPWADLQQVRPGIGRSELTAAILSELLPMLETYPEGGFATYRESWSTLDQFAGQPVQLRSGNLSWEGVAAGVDEKGALLLDTDKGQKSFHGGKSRCGGRCDSRAGCRQYTG
- a CDS encoding type III pantothenate kinase, yielding MILELDVGNTRGKWRYLVEGEVIARGDIETGQLRQQVLPEGWADLTPYRFRVVNVAGPVVAEFLSQVARDLFTLEAEFSAVAPQCAGVICGYEDHSALGVDRWLAMLAAYQQSPRASLIVDCGSAVTLDLLDNSGRHIGGYIVPGFGLMNRVLSVDTHAAKSREALALTKTLGAGRNTNEAINRGLLLMVLGAVDRAMEELQVHSGSLPLLWLTGGDAQLLSAVYQHEHRLVPDLVMDGLALSNP
- a CDS encoding SPOR domain-containing protein, translated to MRWIALSLVALNAVLFAWYMLVAPSPQLSSGKSPIPHESEGKKITLVSEISPEELPAPEKAGALSKESFEVEQLCTLLGPFAEEYQGEDLLQRIRSLQVKAELRDIEMQGQMRYWVYLPPLSSRREAYNRLRELQSQGIDSYVIPKGALENGISFGIFSERARAESHTAVLKERGLPRSSRRSRKPIWSGG
- the tuf gene encoding elongation factor Tu, producing the protein MAKEKFERSKPHVNVGTIGHVDHGKTTLTAALTRVCAEVWGGDAVAFDGIDNAPEERERGITIATSHVEYESPTRHYAHVDCPGHADYVKNMITGAAQMDGAILVCSAADGPMPQTREHILLSRQVGVPYIVVFLNKADMVDDEELLELVEMEVRELLDQYEFPGDDTPIIVGSALMALNGEDDSEMGTTAVKKLVETLDEYIPEPERAVDQPFLMPIEDVFSISGRGTVVTGRVERGVINTGDEIEIVGIKETTTTTCTGVEMFRKLLDEGRAGENIGALLRGTKRDEVERGQVLAKPGSITPHTKFEAEVYVLSKDEGGRHTPFFKGYRPQFYFRTTDVTGAVELPEGTEMVMPGDNIQMVVTLIAPIAMEDGLRFAIREGGRTVGAGVVAKIIE
- the secE gene encoding preprotein translocase subunit SecE, encoding MNAKTEAKTFRLDGLKWLLIVLLVGGAVAGNSYYAEFPLFYRVLAVTAICLVALVVAVNTAKGNALWQLLREAQTEVRRVVWPTRQEATQTTAIVVVFVLIMALILWALDSALGWAASKFIG
- the nusG gene encoding transcription termination/antitermination protein NusG; this translates as MSKNWYVVQAYSGYEKRVASSLKERIELNEMDHLFGEVLVPTEEVVEMRAGQKRKSERKFFPGYVLVEMELNDDTWHLVKETPRVLGFIGGKADKPAPITDREAQAILNRIDDSADKPKPKTLFEPGEMVRVIDGPFNDFNGVVEEVNYEKSRLRVAVLIFGRSTPVELEFSQVEKT
- the rplK gene encoding 50S ribosomal protein L11, which encodes MAKKVEAYIKLQVKAGQANPSPPVGPALGQHGVNIMEFCKAFNAQTQSLEPGLPVPVVISVYNDRSFTFIMKSPPAAVLLRKAAKIKSGSGRPNTEKVGKVTRAQLEEIVEMKKADLTASDLDAAVRTIAGSARSAGIEVEGL
- the rplA gene encoding 50S ribosomal protein L1 — its product is MAKLSKRQRVIAEKVEAGKAYGIEEAVALLKELSNVKFAETVDASVNLGIDPRKSDQAVRGATTLPHGTGKEVRVAVFTQGANADAAKEAGADLIGMDELAADVKAGKMDFDVVIASPDAMRVVGQLGQILGPRGLMPNPKTGTVTPDVATAVKNAKAGQVRFRADKGGIIHGGIGKVAFDANSLKENLEALVADLKKAKPASAKGVYLKKITLSTTMGPGLVIDQSSLNI
- the rplJ gene encoding 50S ribosomal protein L10, which codes for MAIGLEDKKAIVADVQQAAEGALSAVVADSRGVTVNDMTTLRKEARENGVWLKVVRNTLARRALAGTEYECLTDKFVGPSIIAFSNEHPGAGARILSQFAKGNDKLELKGAAFEGAITDVALLASLPTYDEAIAKLMSVLKEASAGKLVRTIAAVRDQKEQEAA
- the rplL gene encoding 50S ribosomal protein L7/L12, encoding MSLTKEDIINAVAEMSVKDVVELIEAMEEKFGVTAAAAVVAGPAGGEAAAEEKDSFDVILTSPGDKKVNVIKVVRGITGLGLKEAKGLVDGAPSPLKEGVSKDEAEAAKKELEEAGAVVELK
- the rpoB gene encoding DNA-directed RNA polymerase subunit beta — its product is MAYSYTEKKRIRKDFGKLPKVMDVPFLLAIQLDSYRNFTQADKRPDDRMDVGLQAAFKSVFPIVSYSGNAALEYVSYTLGKPAFDVKECTLRGVTYACPLRVRVRLIIYDKESANKSIKDIKEQEVYMGEIPLMTDNGTFVINGTERVIVSQLHRSPGVFFDHDKGKTHSSGKLLYAARVIPYRGSWLDFEFDPKDLVFVRIDRRRKLPATILLRALGYTSQEMLEMFFETSTFELLEDRVSLELIPSRLRGDVASFDIKDGQGKVIVEEGRRITPRHIRQLEKAGVEKLEAPLEYLFGRVLANDIIDESTGEIAIDCNTEITDEVIAKLRVLNVKSFQTLYTNDLDRGPFISDTLRAEPSRTVLEALVEIYRMMRPGEPPTKESAEALFENLFFTDERYDLSAVGRMKFNRRLGREDETGPGTLSKEDIVEVLKTLIDIRNGQGMVDDIDHLGNRRVRSVGEMAENQFRVGLVRVERAVKERLSMAESEGLMPQDLINAKPVAAAVKEFFGSSQLSQFMDQNNPLSEVTHKRRVSALGPGGLTRERAGFEVRDVHPTHYGRVCPIETPEGPNIGLINSLATYARANHYGFLESAYRKVVDGKVTDEIAYLSAINEANFIIAQASAEVDDNGNFVDDLISVRHQGEFTLKAPSEIQYMDVSAKQVVSVAAAMIPFLEHDDANRALMGSNMQRQAVPTLRAEKPLVGTGMERTVARDSGVCVVAKRGGIIERVDSSRVVVRVADAEVEAGDAGVDIYNLTKYIRSNQNTCINQRPIVNTGDRVVRGDILADGPSVDLGELALGQNMRIAFMPWNGYNFEDSILISERVVQEDRFTTIHIQELTCIARDTKLGSEEITADIPNVGESALNKLDESGIVYIGAEVGAGDILVGKVTPKGEAQLTPEEKLLRAIFGEKASDVKDTSLRAPSGTRGTVIDVQVFTRDGLQKDQRSLDIEKSQLDEVRKDLNEEYRIVEGATFERLQQALLGQKAAGGKGVKKGDEMTAEVLAALPREDWFKLRMEDDSLNDQLEKAEAQLKERRKLLDEAFEDKKKKLESGDDLAPGVLKIVKVYLAIKRRIQPGDKMAGRHGNKGVISVIKPVEDMPYDQNGEPVDIVLNPLGVPSRMNVGQVLEMHLGMAAKGLGVKVDKMIKEQQEIAKVRGFLEEVYNSTGGRKEELDEFSDEEVMTMAQNLRRGVPMATPVFDGADESEIKQLLRLADIPDSGQITLHDGRTGDAFERPVTVGYMYMLKLNHLVDDKMHARSTGSYSLVTQQPLGGKAQFGGQRFGEMEVWALEAYGAAYTLQEMLTVKSDDVEGRTKMYKNIVDSDHRMEPGMPESFNVLVKEIRSLGMNFELEHE